One Bremerella alba genomic window carries:
- a CDS encoding TIGR01777 family oxidoreductase, translated as MFTFRSKIPVSVATAFHWHEQPGALDRLIPPWEDVQIEHRSNSIEPGSRVVLKMHVAGFPLRWVAEHTELEPNSHFHDRQVSGPFARWEHTHRFLPSEDGQCVLEDQVDYQIPGGGLGDRFGRSKVEKMLLQMFRYRHDTTTHDLIAHARYQERPTMKIAISGASGLVGSQLGPFLTTGGHEVAKISRSAGENTIQWDIKNQEIDSTKLEGLDAVIHLAGESVAARWTDKKKQAIINSRVDGTRLLSESLAKLKNPPKVMVCASAMGFYGDRGDEILSEGSPPGDGFLADVCQAWEEAAQPARDAGIRVVHARIGIVLSPKGGALAQMLTPFKLGVGGQIGSGKQWWSWISLDDVVGALHHLTMNDQIRGPVNLCAPKAVTNHDFTKTLGQVISRPTFLAVPEFAAKLAMGQMADEMLLSSCRMEPKVLEETEYSFRDPHLERCLRKLLGRQ; from the coding sequence ATGTTTACATTTCGCAGCAAAATTCCCGTTTCGGTGGCTACGGCGTTTCATTGGCACGAGCAGCCGGGGGCGCTTGATCGCTTGATTCCTCCGTGGGAAGACGTGCAGATCGAGCACCGCAGCAATTCGATCGAGCCTGGCAGTCGCGTGGTGCTGAAGATGCACGTGGCCGGCTTTCCGCTGCGCTGGGTCGCCGAGCACACCGAGCTCGAGCCTAACTCGCACTTTCACGACCGCCAGGTTTCCGGCCCATTTGCCCGTTGGGAACACACGCATCGGTTTCTTCCTAGCGAAGATGGCCAGTGCGTGCTGGAAGACCAGGTCGACTACCAAATCCCTGGCGGAGGTCTCGGCGATCGGTTTGGTCGCTCGAAGGTCGAGAAGATGTTGCTGCAAATGTTTCGTTACCGGCACGATACCACCACCCACGATTTGATCGCCCATGCCCGTTATCAGGAACGTCCTACGATGAAGATTGCTATCTCCGGTGCCAGTGGCCTGGTTGGCTCGCAGCTGGGCCCTTTCCTTACCACCGGCGGACATGAGGTCGCCAAGATTTCGCGATCCGCCGGCGAGAACACCATTCAATGGGACATCAAAAACCAAGAGATCGACTCGACAAAGCTGGAAGGGCTCGACGCGGTCATTCATTTGGCTGGCGAAAGTGTCGCCGCGCGATGGACCGACAAGAAGAAGCAAGCCATCATCAACTCGCGCGTCGATGGAACTCGCCTGTTGAGTGAGTCGCTCGCCAAGCTTAAAAACCCGCCGAAGGTGATGGTGTGCGCTTCGGCGATGGGCTTTTATGGGGATCGCGGCGACGAAATCCTGAGCGAAGGTTCTCCCCCCGGCGATGGCTTTCTGGCCGATGTTTGCCAGGCGTGGGAAGAGGCCGCCCAGCCGGCCCGCGATGCCGGTATCCGCGTGGTGCATGCCCGGATCGGCATTGTGCTGAGCCCGAAGGGGGGCGCGCTCGCCCAGATGTTGACGCCGTTTAAGCTCGGTGTTGGCGGGCAGATTGGTTCCGGTAAACAGTGGTGGAGCTGGATCTCGCTGGATGATGTCGTCGGCGCGTTGCATCACCTAACGATGAACGATCAGATTCGAGGGCCGGTGAATTTATGTGCCCCGAAAGCGGTCACCAATCACGACTTCACTAAGACCTTGGGACAAGTGATTTCGCGTCCGACCTTCCTGGCCGTTCCGGAGTTCGCCGCCAAGCTGGCCATGGGACAAATGGCCGACGAGATGCTGCTTTCCAGTTGCCGCATGGAACCGAAAGTGTTGGAAGAAACGGAGTATTCCTTCCGCGACCCCCACCTGGAACGTTGCCTGCGGAAGCTGCTAGGCCGGCAGTAA
- a CDS encoding FAD-binding domain-containing protein: MIANRRTEWNFSLQRAAWWADQLKKPLVVFEPLRVGYPWASDRLHTFVLQGMLDNQTALSDSPVVYYPYVEPQPDAAKGLLKALADDACAVVTDDFPCFFLPRMVQAVGKRLKVKLEAIDSNGLLPMQAADRDFPVAHSFRRFLQKELPPHLEVFPNANPMAKKSFPATNHKLIADIIQQWPSIDKQTLERPADFIAGLPIDHEVGPVDTPGGTLAARKQMQWFLKEGLPRYADDRNNVESECASQLSPYLHFGHLSAHEVFHHLAKQEKWEPNQLSTKVTGSREGWWNMSPGAEAFLDEIITWRELGYNMCHLRDDYDQFSSLPDWAQKTLNEHKDDPREHVYTLEQFEKAQTHDPLWNAAQRQLVQDGRIHNYLRMLWGKKVLHWTNTPEYAAKILIHLNNKYALDGRNPNSYSGIFWCLGRYDRAWGPEREIFGKIRYMTSDSAMRKLKLKSYIKQYNEGKLFD; the protein is encoded by the coding sequence ATGATCGCTAACCGCCGGACCGAGTGGAACTTCTCACTGCAACGGGCCGCCTGGTGGGCCGACCAGCTGAAGAAACCGCTCGTTGTTTTTGAACCCCTGAGGGTGGGTTACCCATGGGCCAGCGACCGTTTGCACACGTTCGTCTTGCAGGGCATGCTCGACAACCAAACGGCCTTGTCCGACAGCCCCGTCGTTTATTATCCCTATGTCGAGCCACAGCCCGACGCCGCCAAGGGGCTGCTGAAGGCGCTTGCCGATGATGCGTGTGCGGTGGTGACCGACGACTTTCCCTGCTTCTTCTTGCCCCGCATGGTTCAGGCGGTCGGCAAGAGGCTGAAGGTCAAGCTCGAAGCGATCGACAGCAACGGCCTATTGCCGATGCAAGCCGCAGATCGCGACTTCCCTGTGGCTCACAGCTTCCGGCGATTTTTGCAGAAGGAGTTACCGCCTCATTTGGAAGTCTTCCCTAATGCGAATCCAATGGCGAAGAAGTCGTTTCCGGCCACCAACCATAAGCTGATCGCCGACATAATTCAGCAGTGGCCATCGATCGATAAACAGACGCTCGAACGCCCGGCCGACTTCATCGCCGGATTGCCGATCGATCACGAAGTAGGCCCGGTCGATACGCCTGGCGGAACGCTCGCCGCACGAAAGCAAATGCAGTGGTTCCTTAAAGAGGGCCTGCCACGGTATGCCGACGACCGGAACAACGTCGAAAGCGAGTGCGCCAGTCAGCTGTCGCCGTATCTGCACTTTGGGCATCTCTCGGCTCACGAGGTCTTCCACCATCTGGCGAAGCAGGAAAAGTGGGAGCCGAACCAGCTGAGCACCAAGGTGACCGGCAGCCGGGAAGGGTGGTGGAACATGAGCCCCGGGGCCGAGGCGTTTCTCGACGAGATTATCACCTGGCGCGAACTGGGCTACAACATGTGCCACCTGCGAGACGACTACGACCAGTTCAGCTCGCTGCCGGACTGGGCCCAGAAAACGCTTAACGAGCACAAAGACGACCCGCGCGAGCATGTTTACACGCTCGAACAGTTCGAGAAAGCCCAGACGCACGACCCGCTCTGGAACGCCGCCCAGCGGCAACTGGTGCAAGACGGGCGGATTCACAATTACCTGCGGATGCTGTGGGGAAAAAAGGTCTTGCACTGGACCAATACGCCAGAATACGCCGCGAAGATCTTAATTCATCTGAACAATAAGTACGCATTAGATGGCCGGAACCCCAACAGCTATAGCGGAATCTTCTGGTGCCTGGGACGATACGACCGAGCCTGGGGGCCCGAACGCGAGATCTTCGGCAAAATCCGCTATATGACCAGCGACAGCGCGATGCGAAAGCTCAAACTGAAGAGCTATATAAAACAGTACAACGAGGGAAAGCTGTTCGACTAA
- the rpsU gene encoding 30S ribosomal protein S21 translates to MVKVLVRDRESIQEAVRRFGKLVMRSGLKKEMRRRKYYEKPSDLKRRARLRAERRAMKERLLVQE, encoded by the coding sequence ATGGTTAAGGTACTCGTTCGCGACAGGGAATCGATTCAAGAAGCAGTTCGTCGGTTTGGTAAGTTGGTTATGCGAAGCGGTCTCAAGAAAGAGATGCGCCGCCGCAAGTATTACGAAAAGCCGAGCGACCTGAAGCGTCGAGCCCGCCTGCGTGCTGAACGCCGCGCCATGAAAGAACGCCTGCTGGTTCAAGAGTAA
- a CDS encoding SGNH/GDSL hydrolase family protein, translated as MIKTLASLALLVLFAATSFAADGEVPASIAKWQKDMDKFAKKDQQNPVKPGGVVFVGSSSIRMWDLDKSFPKLNGLNRGFGGSRLEDSVYYADKIILPYKPRTVVVYAGDNDVAAKYTPERIREDFQEFVSTIREELPSTKILYIAVKPSLSRWKMIKEVRETNKLIAQECAKTDNCEFIDIDAPMLGEDGKPRPELFKKDGLHMTDEGYAVWAKEIQPHLQD; from the coding sequence ATGATAAAAACGCTTGCGAGTCTCGCTCTTTTGGTTCTGTTTGCTGCCACCAGTTTTGCCGCCGATGGTGAAGTGCCGGCGAGCATTGCCAAGTGGCAGAAGGATATGGACAAGTTCGCCAAAAAGGACCAGCAAAACCCGGTCAAACCTGGCGGCGTTGTTTTTGTGGGAAGCAGCAGCATTCGGATGTGGGATCTGGATAAGTCATTTCCCAAGTTGAATGGCTTGAATCGTGGCTTTGGTGGTTCCCGGTTGGAAGACTCGGTCTACTACGCCGACAAAATCATCCTGCCGTACAAGCCGCGTACGGTTGTTGTCTATGCTGGCGATAACGACGTGGCCGCAAAGTATACGCCTGAGCGGATTCGCGAAGACTTCCAAGAGTTCGTCTCGACGATTCGTGAAGAGCTTCCCAGCACCAAGATCCTGTACATCGCCGTCAAGCCAAGCCTCAGTCGTTGGAAGATGATCAAGGAAGTTCGCGAGACGAACAAGCTGATCGCCCAGGAATGTGCCAAGACCGACAACTGCGAGTTCATCGACATCGACGCCCCCATGCTCGGCGAAGATGGCAAGCCGCGGCCAGAACTGTTTAAGAAAGATGGCCTGCACATGACCGACGAAGGCTACGCCGTCTGGGCGAAAGAGATTCAGCCTCACCTGCAGGACTAA
- a CDS encoding Gfo/Idh/MocA family protein, which produces MTANNRVSRRSFLMTSTAAAGLAAAPMFIPSTAFGANDRVLTGHIGVGGMGRGNLGKFLDNAVAVCDVDSKHAENAAKTVLDKKDRKVEIFEDYRRLLDRKDIDAVVVSTPDHWHAITTIAACEAGKDVYCEKPLSLTINEGRKMVDAARANKRIVQTGSMQRSSSNFRKACELVRNGYIGKVHTVHVGIANANDPGKLPPDGEAPDNLNYDFWLGPAPVRPYNSKRVHYNFRFWWDYSGGQMTNWGAHHIDIAHWGMGKDDSGPLSVHAEQVKFHPDGAHEVPEACRITYDYGDGVKMIVGQGQKDIKMGTRFIGDKGEIYVNRGVFKPSSEEIGAIKLKDSDIHLIDSSNHHKNFLSCMETRELPICDVEIGHRTATACHLGNISCRLERKIEWDPVSEKINGDNEAAEMTHRAHRAPYVLG; this is translated from the coding sequence ATGACAGCTAATAATCGCGTTTCTCGTCGTTCGTTTCTCATGACATCCACAGCGGCTGCCGGTTTGGCGGCGGCCCCGATGTTCATCCCTTCGACTGCTTTTGGTGCCAACGATCGGGTTCTGACCGGTCACATTGGTGTCGGCGGCATGGGCCGCGGCAACCTGGGCAAGTTCCTCGACAACGCGGTTGCCGTGTGCGATGTCGACTCGAAGCATGCCGAAAACGCCGCCAAGACCGTGCTCGATAAGAAGGACCGCAAGGTCGAGATCTTCGAGGACTACCGCCGGCTGTTGGATCGCAAAGACATCGACGCCGTTGTGGTGAGCACGCCTGACCATTGGCACGCCATCACGACCATCGCCGCATGCGAAGCAGGCAAAGACGTCTACTGCGAAAAGCCCCTGTCGCTGACGATCAACGAAGGCCGCAAGATGGTTGACGCGGCTCGGGCGAACAAGCGTATCGTGCAGACCGGTTCGATGCAGCGTTCGTCTTCTAACTTCCGTAAGGCCTGCGAACTGGTTCGCAACGGCTATATCGGTAAGGTCCACACGGTGCATGTTGGTATCGCCAATGCCAACGACCCCGGCAAGCTGCCGCCTGATGGCGAAGCACCCGATAACTTGAATTACGATTTCTGGCTCGGCCCAGCACCCGTTCGTCCGTACAACTCGAAGCGGGTTCACTACAACTTCCGTTTCTGGTGGGACTATTCCGGCGGTCAGATGACCAACTGGGGTGCCCATCATATCGACATCGCCCACTGGGGCATGGGCAAGGACGACAGCGGCCCGCTGTCGGTTCATGCCGAGCAGGTCAAGTTTCATCCCGATGGTGCCCACGAAGTACCAGAAGCTTGCCGCATCACCTACGACTATGGCGACGGCGTGAAGATGATCGTCGGCCAGGGTCAAAAGGACATCAAGATGGGCACCCGCTTCATCGGCGACAAGGGCGAGATCTACGTCAACCGTGGCGTGTTCAAGCCGTCGTCCGAGGAAATCGGGGCGATCAAGCTGAAGGATTCGGATATCCATTTGATCGACAGCAGCAACCATCACAAGAACTTCTTGAGCTGCATGGAAACCCGCGAACTGCCAATCTGCGATGTCGAAATCGGCCACCGCACGGCAACCGCTTGCCACCTGGGCAATATCTCTTGCCGGTTGGAACGCAAGATCGAATGGGACCCCGTCTCGGAAAAGATCAACGGCGACAACGAAGCTGCCGAGATGACGCACCGCGCCCACCGCGCCCCTTACGTGCTCGGCTAG
- a CDS encoding AAA domain-containing protein, whose translation MARLHLRGLPPGTNRNQLFRLLIEEADIPGKEIGAIDLVRRQASVEVAEDRAKRAAKTLRETLPEVDAFFEPDQLEWPSLFADFRRWMALEAKEESQRLADGKQKAGILKGLKLHEQWSALAGRVICQFRPKTQGASLPPHRFRSGSPLIVHDVEQNQVRGLVASVRDGSIEVVTQDFLENDDDPFNLIPSDDEVTRRRMEFALKRAASAQNIRLAELRDVLLGESPPRFNATAETGDAPRSLNESQWDAVENALRAEDVAIIHGPPGTGKTVTLAHLIRKLVDRGEKVLACAPSNLAVDNLMLRVMAQGVRAVRLGHPARVSEQLHDATLDYQARSHPDAKLADKLIRDAQAKLRSAGRYTRAKPAPGERTALRDEARQLFDDAQRIQRQTLDQILSNAQVLCVTLTGVDDDLLAGRTFDTVVIDEACQAVEPACWIPLARSGRVILAGDHCQLPPTILSQEAASAGFSDSMQQRLVRKRPAIARLLKRQYRMHTSIMDFSSLEFYDGQLEADDSVATHDLQPLLSDQAYVDPKPWQFFDTAGADFVEEEDETTSSRVNDAEARFVVKKATQLIDAGILPSAISVISPYAAQVRLLRNQLPPGVEADSVDGFQGRENEVVIISLVRSNTSGEIGFLHDTRRMNVALTRARRKLIVVGDSSTIGGNSFYERFLQYAEAVDGYHSVWEEME comes from the coding sequence ATGGCACGGCTTCATTTACGGGGACTTCCTCCGGGGACCAACCGCAACCAGCTCTTCAGGCTGCTGATTGAAGAAGCGGATATCCCCGGTAAGGAAATCGGGGCCATCGACCTGGTCCGCCGTCAGGCCAGCGTCGAAGTCGCCGAAGACCGCGCCAAGCGGGCCGCCAAAACCCTTCGCGAAACGCTGCCGGAAGTCGACGCGTTCTTCGAGCCAGACCAACTCGAGTGGCCTTCGTTGTTTGCCGACTTCCGCCGCTGGATGGCCTTGGAAGCGAAAGAGGAATCGCAACGGCTGGCCGATGGCAAGCAAAAAGCAGGCATCCTCAAAGGATTGAAGCTGCACGAGCAATGGTCGGCTTTGGCCGGGCGGGTCATCTGTCAGTTCCGTCCCAAGACCCAAGGGGCCTCGCTGCCGCCGCACCGCTTTCGCTCGGGCTCGCCGCTGATCGTGCACGATGTCGAGCAAAACCAGGTTCGCGGCTTGGTCGCTTCGGTACGCGATGGTTCGATCGAAGTGGTCACGCAGGACTTTCTCGAGAACGACGACGACCCGTTCAACCTGATCCCCAGCGACGACGAAGTAACGCGTCGGCGGATGGAGTTCGCTTTGAAGCGAGCGGCGAGCGCTCAGAACATTCGCCTGGCCGAGCTGCGCGATGTGTTGCTAGGCGAATCGCCCCCACGCTTTAATGCGACGGCCGAAACAGGCGACGCGCCACGAAGCCTGAACGAGTCGCAGTGGGACGCCGTCGAGAACGCCCTGCGAGCCGAGGACGTCGCCATCATTCATGGTCCGCCAGGCACCGGCAAAACCGTGACGCTGGCGCATCTGATTCGTAAGCTTGTCGACCGAGGCGAAAAAGTCTTGGCGTGTGCCCCCAGCAATTTGGCGGTCGATAACCTCATGCTGCGGGTGATGGCCCAAGGAGTTCGTGCCGTACGGCTGGGCCATCCGGCGCGCGTTTCCGAGCAGCTGCACGACGCCACGCTCGATTACCAGGCTCGCTCGCACCCCGATGCCAAGCTGGCCGATAAGCTGATCCGCGATGCCCAGGCCAAGCTGCGCAGTGCCGGGCGTTACACGCGAGCCAAGCCAGCCCCCGGCGAGCGAACGGCCCTGCGCGACGAAGCACGGCAGTTGTTCGACGATGCCCAACGCATCCAGCGGCAGACGCTCGATCAAATCCTTTCCAATGCCCAGGTGCTGTGCGTCACGTTGACCGGTGTCGACGACGACCTGCTGGCCGGGCGAACGTTCGACACGGTTGTGATCGATGAAGCATGTCAGGCCGTCGAGCCAGCGTGCTGGATTCCATTGGCTCGTAGTGGACGCGTGATTCTGGCGGGCGATCACTGCCAGCTTCCGCCGACGATCCTTTCGCAGGAAGCGGCCTCGGCTGGCTTCTCGGATAGCATGCAGCAGCGGTTGGTGCGAAAGCGGCCTGCGATCGCCCGACTCTTGAAGCGTCAGTATCGGATGCACACGTCGATCATGGATTTCAGCAGCCTCGAGTTTTACGATGGCCAGTTGGAAGCGGACGATTCAGTCGCCACGCACGACCTGCAGCCGCTGCTCAGCGATCAGGCGTACGTCGATCCTAAGCCGTGGCAGTTCTTCGACACCGCCGGGGCCGACTTCGTTGAAGAGGAAGACGAAACGACCTCGAGCCGCGTGAACGACGCCGAAGCGCGATTCGTTGTGAAAAAGGCCACGCAGTTGATCGACGCGGGGATTCTTCCGTCGGCGATCTCGGTGATTTCTCCGTATGCGGCCCAGGTGCGACTTCTGCGGAATCAGTTGCCCCCCGGGGTCGAAGCGGACTCGGTCGATGGCTTTCAAGGCCGAGAAAACGAGGTGGTAATCATCTCGCTGGTGCGCTCGAACACGTCTGGCGAGATCGGCTTTTTGCACGATACGCGCCGCATGAACGTCGCGTTGACCCGGGCACGGCGGAAGCTGATTGTGGTGGGGGACAGCTCGACGATCGGCGGTAACTCGTTTTACGAGCGGTTCTTACAGTATGCCGAGGCGGTTGATGGCTATCACAGCGTGTGGGAAGAAATGGAATAA
- a CDS encoding MFS transporter: MATDAASFEAASLRRDPLVRATPFFYGWVMLGVAMVAQYCTSPGQTYGVALFNKHIATSLATETFRNAHPGQEVVLTKELIDAEIVTVTTAYLWGTILAAFPVPWIGALADRWGLRKTITMIIVLFGLACMFMSQVEGPYALFVAFLAIRTLGQGSLTLLATNTADMWFQRKLGFANGIRNMSAPIAFATFPVITIALISWLGWQQAYFALGIGVWAIMFPLLIFVFRNHPEEIGQLPDGDKRVPRSDNETENRGSFFMMPQLSLGDAFQERSFWIVLSFMTMWAMIGTALMFMVVPYLESRGLTEEDAQVIFWTMAISMASCQFFGGILADYFKLNYLMVAGSVLLSIGVMTYLSIDSVWMAGVYGLTFGMAQGVSAAGSNSLLARYFGRAHLGKIKGFQMMSVVGGSAAGPFLMSQGKELLGSYDAVLWLFATMLFLQAVACFFATPPAAREEVADPSKHSHPQSTTHGTASFTGTSSGDQPQPALQAAD; this comes from the coding sequence ATGGCCACCGACGCCGCCTCGTTTGAGGCAGCCTCTTTGCGACGCGACCCACTCGTCCGAGCGACCCCTTTCTTTTATGGATGGGTGATGCTGGGTGTGGCGATGGTCGCTCAGTACTGCACCAGCCCTGGGCAGACCTACGGAGTGGCCCTGTTCAACAAACATATCGCCACTTCGCTGGCGACCGAAACATTCCGCAACGCGCACCCTGGGCAAGAGGTTGTGCTGACCAAGGAGCTGATCGACGCCGAGATCGTAACGGTCACTACTGCCTATTTATGGGGAACGATTCTGGCCGCGTTTCCGGTTCCTTGGATCGGTGCACTGGCCGACCGGTGGGGACTGCGGAAGACGATCACGATGATCATCGTGCTGTTCGGGCTGGCGTGTATGTTCATGTCTCAGGTAGAAGGACCGTACGCGCTGTTTGTCGCGTTTTTAGCGATCCGTACCCTCGGCCAAGGCTCGCTGACGCTGTTGGCGACCAACACGGCCGACATGTGGTTTCAGCGGAAGTTGGGCTTCGCCAACGGCATTCGAAACATGTCGGCACCGATCGCGTTTGCTACGTTTCCGGTGATTACCATCGCGCTGATCAGCTGGCTCGGTTGGCAGCAAGCCTATTTTGCGTTGGGTATCGGCGTATGGGCGATCATGTTTCCGCTGCTGATCTTTGTCTTTCGGAATCATCCCGAAGAAATCGGCCAACTGCCTGATGGCGATAAGCGAGTCCCTCGCAGCGATAACGAAACTGAAAATCGCGGATCGTTTTTCATGATGCCGCAGTTGTCGTTGGGCGATGCGTTTCAGGAACGTTCGTTCTGGATTGTCCTTTCGTTTATGACGATGTGGGCGATGATTGGCACCGCGCTCATGTTCATGGTGGTGCCGTACCTGGAAAGCCGTGGCCTCACCGAAGAAGACGCGCAGGTCATCTTCTGGACGATGGCCATCAGCATGGCCAGTTGCCAGTTCTTCGGCGGTATTCTGGCCGACTACTTCAAGCTGAATTACTTGATGGTTGCCGGCTCGGTGCTGCTAAGCATTGGCGTCATGACGTACCTTTCGATTGACTCGGTGTGGATGGCCGGCGTGTATGGGCTGACCTTTGGTATGGCCCAGGGGGTGTCGGCTGCCGGATCGAATTCGTTGCTGGCCCGCTATTTTGGTCGAGCCCACTTGGGCAAGATCAAAGGGTTTCAGATGATGTCGGTCGTGGGGGGCAGCGCCGCCGGACCGTTTCTGATGAGCCAGGGGAAAGAACTTCTCGGCAGCTATGACGCAGTGCTGTGGTTGTTTGCTACCATGTTGTTCCTTCAGGCGGTTGCGTGCTTTTTCGCGACCCCGCCCGCCGCACGCGAAGAGGTGGCGGACCCCAGCAAGCATTCTCATCCACAAAGCACTACCCATGGCACGGCTTCATTTACGGGGACTTCCTCCGGGGACCAACCGCAACCAGCTCTTCAGGCTGCTGATTGA